Proteins from a genomic interval of Diospyros lotus cultivar Yz01 chromosome 6, ASM1463336v1, whole genome shotgun sequence:
- the LOC127803927 gene encoding cytochrome P450 71AU50-like isoform X4, with protein MNPAMGWSWGIALAVAVLALAYLLQAAAWLRRNKKNNRLPPGPKPLPILGHFHLLGKLPHQDLHRLAKKHGPIMYLRFGFVPNIVVSSPEAAEQFLKTNDIVFAGRPPHEAAKYIFYEQRSISFASYGPLWREMRKLSTLQLLSAHKIASFKAVRKEELDILIDKIKKAAQDRITVDLSASLSSMSADMSCRMVFGKKYAGEEFEGFKAVIKEALRLVALPNIGDYYPYIGKLDLQGLNRRMKDVSKVFDRFLEKIIDEHVQAGSQGQNKDFVDILLAFMESEQADFRIDRCHVKAVMLDMLAASMDTSATAIDWTLSELLRHPRVMNKVQDELQQVVGIEGMVEETDLDKLEYLEMVVKEAFRLHPVAPLLLPHEATQDCIVNGYHIPRKARLTINVWAISRDPNVWTDPEKFVPERFEGSTIDLRGRDFKLLPFGAGRRGCPGLQLGLLMVKLVLAQLIHCFKWELPDDMLPTDLDMSEEFSVVTTRTKHLLAIPAFRLSK; from the exons ATGAATCCAGCTATGGGATGGTCATGGGGAATAGCTCTGGCAGTGGCAGTGCTTGCACTAGCTTACCTCCTGCAAGCAGCAGCCTGGCTCAGGCGGAACAAGAAGAACAACAGATTGCCTCCAGGTCCAAAACCTCTCCCAATTCTGGGCCATTTTCACTTGTTGGGGAAGCTTCCACACCAGGATCTGCACCGGCTGGCCAAGAAACACGGCCCCATCATGTACCTGCGCTTCGGCTTCGTCCCCAACATCGTCGTCTCGTCTCCAGAAGCCGCCGAGCAGTTCCTCAAGACCAACGACATTGTCTTCGCCGGCAGGCCGCCTCACGAGGCAGCCAAGTACATATTCTACGAGCAAAGGAGCATTTCCTTCGCCTCATACGGCCCCTTGTGGCGAGAAATGCGAAAGCTTTCCACCTTGCAGTTGCTCAGTGCCCACAAGATCGCGTCTTTTAAAGCCGTGAGGAAGGAGGAGCTTGACATTTTGATTGACAAAATCAAGAAGGCAGCTCAGGATCGCATTACAGTCGATCTTAGCGCTAGCCTCTCATCCATGAGTGCGGATATGAGTTGTCGGATGGTGTTCGGGAAGAAGTATGCGGGGGAGGAGTTCGAGGGGTTCAAAGCTGTGATTAAAGAGGCATTAAGGTTGGTAGCTCTTCCAAACATTGGTGACTACTATCCCTACATTGGGAAGCTTGATCTGCAAGGGCTAAATCGGCGGATGAAGGATGTAAGCAAGGTGTTTGATCGATTCCTTGAGAAGATCATCGACGAGCATGTTCAAGCTGGGAGCCAAGGCCAAAACAAGGACTTTGTTGACATATTGTTAGCCTTCATGGAATCTGAGCAAGCCGACTTCCGTATTGATCGTTGCCATGTTAAAGCTGTTATGTTG GATATGCTTGCTGCCTCCATGGACACTTCCGCAACCGCAATTGATTGGACCCTGTCTGAGCTTCTGAGGCATCCACGAGTGATGAACAAAGTCCAAGATGAGCTTCAACAAGTGGTAGGCATTGAGGGGATGGTGGAAGAAACTGACTTAGACAAGCTGGAGTACTTGGAAATGGTGGTGAAGGAAGCCTTTAGGTTGCATCCGGTGGCACCGTTGTTGCTCCCCCATGAAGCTACCCAAGATTGCATCGTGAATGGCTACCATATACCGCGAAAAGCTCGACTTACCATCAACGTATGGGCCATTAGCAGAGACCCAAATGTGTGGACTGATCCGGAGAAGTTTGTCCCGGAGAGATTTGAAGGGAGCACGATTGATCTGCGGGGCCGTGATTTCAAGTTGCTTCCGTTTGGAGCCGGCCGGAGAGGCTGCCCGGGGCTGCAATTGGGCCTACTGATGGTGAAGCTGGTGTTAGCGCAGTTGATACATTGCTTCAAGTGGGAGCTGCCAGATGATATGTTGCCTACGGATTTGGACATGAGTGAGGAGTTTAGTGTGGTTACTACTAGAACTAAGCATCTACTGGCTATTCCCGCTTTTCGCCTTTCCAAATAA